Proteins encoded by one window of Candidatus Zixiibacteriota bacterium:
- a CDS encoding T9SS type A sorting domain-containing protein, which translates to MLRCLDTIRPANDAAIRARHPWRALFIRTAFSAALLCARPAAAGELSDLRVNDDAGSAIQADPRVAVAANGTFAVVWSDRRLGANGDIFIQCFDSAGARLGGNRRVSDDPVGSAKAQPAVAADYAGRFVVAWLDYRGGFPIDPQVYLQRFSGAGTPLGGNVRITDTIAIRQAPDLAFSSWGGVLVWGEYSGGHWGILGKRIDTAGNVTGPLWRANTVLDSARHAPRVACSPRGWFVVAWQDKRFGHHDIFVQRFDAAGQRVGPNVKVNADAGSAEQTAPDVAADGAGRFTVVWTDYRNGTGNPDIYAARFDTTMTPLTANLRLNSVGTNPVQRGAAIGADRMGNTVIVWGDSTTSGWDVIGQMVDADGVVREANFAGSTATAGNQYNPDAAADGAYRYVVWTDQREDVAWDIFASVKRYNSPGLTVTPLDLAFDMRVGGPIPPAQTIALDHRGYNALDFEVVSHSRWLTVAPLGGTTPDSVAVAIASDTLPNGVYLGYVRFRAPMASDSAIDAAVRLEVRSARLSVSVDTIRALAPEGYDTVLHEAFTIANDGPGAMTWTAAESAPWLGLGSTGGSAPSVVVAAIDARALAAGTYAAEIVIDAGAAENSPATVAVVLEVRDDLPVLAVAPPAIATTVADPADFDTAFTVANAGGGSLIWSVSGGAAWLEAEPAAGVGPGTVRLTANAGQLAPGANTAVLTVNAPGSYTDSASVGVSLTWAPLRTDTIVVEPATVRPGQSGVTSIRARIHNRLAALVLPLQCSPGLISFDSLQFGEGLPYFLDRYYRIEPAASAIVVQLVRTTSDTALAPGEYLLARIYFTADSVTGIVSLRALDSDSLSPVVVTDEGDTKFPVVQAGRVALESPGGVGEEGEREAAGAVGLSQNFPNPFNSGTTLSFTVPKTSPVRLEVFNVLGRRVAVLAEGVHTPGVYRVHWAGKDEQGGEAPSGVYFYRLETADTALVAKMILVK; encoded by the coding sequence ATGTTGCGCTGCCTCGACACGATCCGTCCAGCCAACGATGCGGCGATTCGAGCCCGCCACCCGTGGCGGGCTCTTTTCATTCGCACGGCGTTCAGCGCGGCTCTCCTGTGCGCCCGGCCGGCTGCGGCCGGCGAGCTGAGCGACCTGCGCGTCAACGACGACGCCGGGTCGGCCATTCAGGCCGACCCCCGGGTGGCCGTCGCAGCCAACGGCACCTTTGCGGTGGTCTGGTCGGACCGCCGCCTCGGGGCCAACGGCGACATCTTCATCCAGTGTTTCGACAGCGCCGGGGCGCGGCTGGGCGGCAACCGCCGCGTGAGCGACGACCCGGTCGGGTCGGCCAAAGCGCAGCCGGCAGTGGCGGCCGATTACGCCGGGCGCTTTGTCGTCGCCTGGCTGGACTACCGCGGCGGATTTCCCATCGACCCCCAGGTGTACCTGCAGCGGTTCAGCGGGGCCGGGACGCCGCTCGGCGGGAACGTGCGGATCACCGACACGATCGCTATCCGCCAGGCGCCCGATCTGGCGTTCTCCTCATGGGGCGGGGTGCTCGTCTGGGGCGAGTACTCCGGCGGGCACTGGGGAATTCTCGGCAAGCGCATCGATACGGCCGGGAATGTCACCGGGCCGCTGTGGCGGGCGAACACCGTGCTCGACAGCGCGCGCCACGCACCGCGGGTCGCCTGCTCGCCGCGGGGATGGTTCGTGGTGGCCTGGCAGGATAAGCGGTTCGGACACCACGACATCTTCGTGCAGCGATTCGACGCGGCCGGCCAGCGCGTGGGGCCAAACGTGAAAGTCAACGCCGACGCCGGGTCCGCGGAGCAGACGGCCCCCGACGTAGCGGCCGACGGCGCGGGCCGGTTCACGGTCGTCTGGACCGACTACCGCAACGGAACGGGCAATCCGGATATCTACGCGGCCCGCTTCGACACCACCATGACGCCGCTCACCGCCAACCTCCGGCTCAACTCCGTCGGGACGAACCCGGTGCAGCGCGGCGCCGCGATCGGTGCCGACCGGATGGGCAACACGGTGATCGTGTGGGGGGATTCGACCACCTCGGGGTGGGACGTGATCGGGCAGATGGTCGATGCCGACGGCGTGGTGCGGGAAGCGAATTTCGCCGGAAGCACAGCCACGGCGGGGAATCAGTACAATCCCGATGCGGCGGCCGACGGCGCCTACCGCTATGTGGTGTGGACGGACCAGCGCGAGGACGTCGCTTGGGACATTTTCGCCTCGGTCAAGCGGTACAACAGCCCGGGACTGACCGTCACGCCGCTCGACCTGGCATTCGACATGCGCGTGGGCGGACCGATACCGCCGGCCCAGACGATCGCCCTGGACCACCGGGGGTACAACGCTCTCGATTTCGAGGTGGTGTCGCACAGCCGGTGGCTGACCGTGGCGCCGCTCGGCGGAACGACGCCGGATTCGGTCGCCGTGGCGATCGCCTCCGACACCCTTCCCAACGGCGTCTACCTCGGGTACGTGCGCTTTCGCGCGCCGATGGCGAGCGACTCGGCGATCGACGCGGCCGTGCGGCTCGAGGTCCGCTCGGCCCGGTTGAGCGTCTCCGTCGACACCATCCGGGCACTGGCCCCGGAGGGATACGACACCGTGCTCCACGAGGCCTTCACGATCGCCAATGACGGCCCGGGGGCGATGACGTGGACGGCGGCGGAGAGCGCGCCCTGGCTGGGCCTCGGATCAACCGGCGGGTCGGCCCCCTCGGTCGTGGTCGCGGCTATCGACGCCCGCGCCCTGGCCGCCGGAACCTACGCTGCGGAAATCGTCATAGATGCCGGTGCCGCCGAGAATTCTCCCGCTACGGTGGCCGTGGTGCTGGAGGTCCGCGATGACCTGCCGGTGCTGGCCGTGGCCCCGCCGGCGATTGCGACGACCGTGGCCGACCCGGCCGATTTCGATACCGCTTTCACCGTCGCCAACGCTGGCGGGGGAAGCCTGATCTGGAGCGTCTCCGGCGGCGCAGCCTGGCTCGAGGCGGAGCCCGCCGCCGGCGTGGGGCCGGGGACGGTCCGGCTGACGGCCAACGCGGGGCAGCTCGCACCGGGAGCCAACACGGCGGTGCTGACCGTGAATGCGCCGGGCTCGTATACCGACTCGGCGTCCGTTGGCGTCTCGTTGACGTGGGCGCCGCTGCGCACCGACACAATTGTAGTCGAGCCGGCGACCGTCAGGCCGGGCCAGTCGGGTGTGACCTCGATCCGGGCACGCATCCACAACCGGCTGGCGGCGCTCGTTCTGCCGCTGCAGTGTTCGCCCGGACTGATTTCGTTCGATTCCCTGCAATTCGGGGAGGGACTGCCCTACTTTCTCGACCGCTATTACCGGATTGAACCGGCCGCTTCGGCGATCGTCGTGCAACTGGTCCGTACGACCAGCGACACGGCCCTGGCGCCGGGCGAGTACCTTCTGGCCCGCATCTACTTCACCGCCGATAGCGTGACCGGAATCGTCTCGCTGCGGGCGCTGGACAGCGACTCGCTCTCGCCGGTGGTGGTGACCGACGAGGGGGACACAAAGTTTCCCGTGGTGCAGGCGGGGCGGGTGGCGCTGGAGAGCCCGGGGGGGGTCGGCGAGGAGGGGGAGCGGGAGGCGGCGGGCGCGGTCGGGCTGTCGCAGAACTTCCCCAATCCGTTCAACTCCGGCACGACACTGTCGTTTACGGTGCCGAAGACCTCGCCGGTCCGGCTCGAGGTGTTCAATGTGCTCGGGCGACGGGTGGCGGTTCTGGCCGAGGGGGTGCACACCCCCGGCGTCTACCGCGTTCACTGGGCGGGAAAGGACGAGCAGGGGGGAGAGGCCCCCTCGGGTGTCTATTTCTACCGCCTGGAGACGGCGGACACAGCGCTGGTGGCCAAGATGATCCTGGTCAAATAG
- a CDS encoding integration host factor subunit beta encodes MTKADLVERVAEKTGLTRTDVAVVVDSFLDTVKKSLETGHNIEIRGFGTFKVKLRKARKARNPRTGDVVPVPDRKVPVFKPSNEFKNMITKLEI; translated from the coding sequence GTGACGAAAGCTGATTTGGTTGAGCGGGTTGCTGAGAAGACCGGTCTGACCAGAACGGACGTCGCCGTTGTCGTTGATTCGTTTCTCGACACCGTCAAGAAATCGCTCGAGACGGGACACAACATCGAGATTCGCGGTTTCGGCACGTTTAAGGTCAAATTACGGAAGGCTCGGAAGGCCCGGAACCCACGGACCGGCGACGTTGTGCCGGTGCCGGACCGCAAGGTCCCGGTGTTCAAGCCGTCCAATGAGTTTAAAAACATGATCACCAAGTTGGAGATCTGA
- a CDS encoding tetratricopeptide repeat protein: protein MNNRNRIRLLALLGLALVIGLAAAPPAAADAAKAKEAFNAGVKAMQAGNVDEAIVNYKLAIQEDPAYADPAMNLGAIYFDKQAYQEALTAFQTATERDPKRAEAWSNLGKVHYTLKQWVEATTAFQKAADLEPNKVQNFIDLGKTFSQRDMAAEAAASLEKAHQLGGGDYLSWYYLGKAYEGQSKPTEAVAAYEKSIQLKDDFYYSHSALGNYYLSKEKYGLAAGHFKKAAATGDTQAYRAAYNYAIAVQSEDPEDYEAATVAWESFIQSYKNNPKAAKQVAGARETLKALKEAKDQASNMQ from the coding sequence ATGAACAACCGTAATCGAATTCGTCTGCTCGCCCTCCTCGGCCTAGCGCTCGTGATCGGGCTCGCCGCCGCACCCCCCGCCGCGGCCGACGCCGCCAAAGCCAAAGAAGCGTTCAACGCCGGCGTCAAGGCCATGCAGGCGGGCAATGTCGACGAGGCGATCGTCAATTACAAACTGGCTATTCAGGAAGATCCGGCTTACGCCGACCCGGCGATGAACCTCGGCGCCATCTATTTCGACAAGCAGGCCTACCAGGAAGCCCTCACCGCCTTCCAGACCGCGACCGAGCGCGACCCCAAACGGGCCGAGGCCTGGTCAAACCTCGGCAAGGTCCACTACACGCTTAAGCAGTGGGTCGAGGCCACCACGGCCTTCCAGAAAGCGGCCGACCTGGAACCGAACAAGGTCCAAAACTTCATCGACCTCGGCAAGACTTTCAGCCAGCGCGACATGGCCGCCGAGGCGGCCGCCAGCCTCGAGAAGGCCCACCAGTTGGGCGGCGGCGATTACCTCTCCTGGTACTATCTCGGCAAGGCCTACGAGGGGCAGAGCAAGCCCACCGAGGCGGTGGCCGCGTATGAGAAGTCGATTCAACTGAAGGATGACTTCTACTACTCGCACTCCGCCCTCGGCAATTACTACCTGTCCAAGGAGAAATACGGGCTGGCCGCCGGGCATTTCAAGAAGGCCGCCGCGACCGGCGATACCCAGGCTTACCGTGCCGCCTACAACTATGCCATCGCCGTGCAGTCGGAAGATCCGGAGGACTACGAAGCGGCCACCGTCGCCTGGGAGTCCTTCATCCAGAGCTACAAGAACAACCCCAAGGCCGCCAAGCAGGTCGCCGGCGCCCGCGAGACGTTGAAGGCGCTGAAGGAAGCGAAGGATCAGGCCTCGAACATGCAATAG
- the miaA gene encoding tRNA (adenosine(37)-N6)-dimethylallyltransferase MiaA — protein MPEPRAIPILCGPTGAGKTAAAVEAAHGRPIEVVSADSRQMIRGFDIGTAKPTPEERAAVPFHLVDVIDPGERYTAFQFIDDATAAIDDILRRGAIPLVVGGTGFYLRALTTGIVEIAEGDLGIRERLEREMAEQGAEALYAHLTRIDPLEAARLHPNNRVRVIRALEIFEVTGRTRSELAVTGRYRKAAHRFAYLCLAPERPELYARIDARVEQMMAAGLLAEVRGLAARIGPEQVRKANVIGYTELLDHAEGRLALDEAVALVKQNHRRYAKRQLTWFRHQADCRFFADRPSLMQELRANLAALQGA, from the coding sequence GTGCCTGAGCCGCGCGCCATACCGATCCTCTGCGGGCCGACCGGCGCCGGCAAGACGGCGGCGGCCGTCGAAGCCGCGCACGGGCGGCCCATCGAAGTCGTCTCCGCCGATTCCCGCCAGATGATCCGGGGATTCGATATCGGGACGGCCAAACCGACGCCCGAGGAGCGCGCGGCTGTGCCCTTCCACCTCGTCGATGTTATCGATCCCGGAGAACGGTACACCGCTTTTCAGTTTATCGATGATGCGACGGCGGCGATCGACGACATTCTCCGCCGCGGAGCCATACCCCTGGTGGTCGGGGGTACGGGATTCTATCTGCGGGCGCTCACGACCGGAATTGTGGAGATCGCCGAGGGGGATCTGGGGATCCGGGAGCGACTGGAGCGGGAGATGGCGGAGCAGGGCGCGGAGGCACTCTACGCCCACCTCACGCGGATCGATCCGCTGGAGGCGGCCCGGCTCCACCCGAACAACCGCGTGCGTGTGATCCGGGCGCTGGAGATATTCGAAGTGACCGGCCGCACACGCTCGGAACTGGCCGTGACCGGCCGATACCGCAAGGCCGCGCATCGCTTTGCATACCTCTGCCTGGCCCCGGAGCGCCCGGAACTGTACGCCCGCATCGATGCGCGGGTGGAGCAGATGATGGCGGCGGGGCTGCTCGCGGAAGTGCGCGGCCTGGCCGCCCGGATCGGTCCGGAACAGGTGCGGAAGGCCAACGTGATCGGCTACACCGAGCTGCTCGATCACGCGGAGGGGCGCCTGGCGCTGGACGAGGCGGTGGCCCTGGTCAAACAGAACCACCGCCGCTACGCCAAACGCCAGTTGACATGGTTCCGCCACCAGGCTGATTGCCGATTTTTCGCCGATCGACCGTCACTTATGCAGGAGCTCCGCGCCAATTTGGCGGCGCTGCAGGGCGCGTGA
- the purE gene encoding 5-(carboxyamino)imidazole ribonucleotide mutase, with protein MPKVLILIGSKSDQEFADTCREQLAALGIDAAIEVSSAHRHPDKTARLAAEAEANGYEVIVAMAGLAAALPGVAAAHSNLPVIGVPLPAALGGLDSLLSIVQMPPGIPVAAVAIGAPGAKNAAVLAARILALRHPGVRDALRKHRAAL; from the coding sequence ATGCCCAAAGTACTCATCCTCATTGGTTCGAAATCCGACCAGGAATTCGCCGACACGTGCCGGGAACAGCTCGCCGCGCTCGGCATCGACGCCGCCATCGAGGTCTCGTCCGCCCATCGGCATCCGGACAAGACTGCCCGTCTGGCGGCGGAAGCCGAGGCGAACGGGTACGAGGTGATCGTCGCCATGGCTGGTCTCGCGGCCGCTCTGCCGGGCGTAGCTGCCGCCCACTCCAACCTTCCGGTCATCGGCGTGCCGCTGCCCGCGGCGCTCGGCGGACTGGACTCACTTCTCTCGATCGTGCAGATGCCGCCCGGCATTCCGGTGGCCGCCGTCGCCATCGGCGCCCCCGGGGCGAAAAACGCCGCCGTGCTGGCCGCCCGCATTCTTGCGCTCCGGCACCCGGGTGTCCGCGATGCTCTGCGCAAGCACCGCGCCGCGCTGTGA
- a CDS encoding LysM peptidoglycan-binding domain-containing protein produces the protein MRRMTIADGRLPALFVACALGVSGLVMDGCGGKAAISRPPNFTESSRSATGDSGSKAAPASSGAVAAAAPADQDTSLATNHDPAGKRSREELVREYNRRNATAISDPSPSTDTLVEMGDVGDSTAAVDDELWRQLDLAEEYHAMGVIANREGSWEEAQYYFEQGLTILASLDIEGDSLETPEAAAYSILLDDVIADYRVTLLSLGDLQGDVSPAVLIERFGDLANNLSNDSMLVFTTEPEEITFDIPVYMNERVRKSVVYFQTVAREAFEKFLRRSKKYDRMMKDIIRQYEMPEDLVYLSMVESGFNPRAYSWARASGLWQFIASTGRLYGLDRDWWIDERRDPIKSTHAACRFLKDLYQKFGSWELAMAAYNGGPGRVERTIAKQGTRDFWKLNLRRQTMDYVPLIMAAAMISKEPEKYGFESIEFEDELTWDEVSIDRCLDLTVVADAVGCTVGELEDLNPELLRKFTPPNVKDYRLKIPSGSRTKFLAAYESMESPKESSWVRHTIRRGETVSSIASRYGVSQYSILAANNMSSRSKIYAGRTLIVPVPLDGAPSGGGDGRSYESRNGVYVVRSGDTMWDIAKAFGTSVDALRRSNAIGRGARIYVGQKLRIPGGSHPADAGRTYAGTPAASKKSSGSSQRYTVRSGDTLWEIARKFGTTTSNIRRLNNLGRSSRIYPGQVLTVGGGSGAAADYVIHRVRRGESLSQIAQKYRTTIAKIIETNALSNPDQLQVGDQLRIYTE, from the coding sequence ATGAGACGAATGACGATTGCCGACGGCCGTCTGCCGGCCCTGTTTGTGGCATGTGCACTCGGGGTATCGGGGCTGGTCATGGACGGGTGCGGCGGCAAGGCCGCCATTTCCCGACCGCCGAATTTCACCGAATCCTCGCGGAGCGCCACCGGCGACTCCGGTTCGAAGGCCGCGCCGGCATCCTCCGGCGCCGTGGCCGCGGCCGCACCGGCCGACCAGGACACTTCCCTTGCGACAAATCATGATCCCGCGGGCAAACGCTCCCGCGAGGAATTGGTCCGCGAATACAACCGCCGCAATGCGACCGCGATCAGCGACCCCTCGCCCTCGACCGACACGCTCGTGGAAATGGGGGACGTGGGGGATTCGACAGCGGCCGTGGATGACGAGCTGTGGCGGCAGCTCGACCTGGCCGAAGAGTACCACGCGATGGGCGTGATCGCCAACCGCGAGGGAAGCTGGGAGGAGGCCCAGTACTATTTCGAGCAGGGCCTGACCATCCTGGCGTCGCTCGACATCGAGGGCGACTCGCTGGAGACGCCCGAGGCGGCGGCCTACAGCATCCTCCTGGACGACGTCATCGCCGACTACCGGGTCACCCTTCTGTCGCTCGGCGATCTGCAGGGGGACGTCTCGCCCGCCGTGCTGATCGAGCGGTTCGGCGATCTTGCGAACAATCTCAGCAACGACTCCATGCTGGTGTTCACGACCGAGCCGGAGGAGATCACTTTCGATATCCCCGTCTACATGAACGAGCGGGTGCGCAAGTCGGTGGTGTATTTCCAGACCGTGGCGCGGGAGGCGTTCGAGAAGTTTCTGCGGCGGTCGAAGAAATATGACCGGATGATGAAGGACATCATCCGGCAGTACGAGATGCCGGAGGATCTCGTGTACCTCTCGATGGTCGAGTCGGGGTTTAATCCGCGCGCCTACTCGTGGGCCCGGGCCTCGGGACTGTGGCAGTTCATCGCCTCCACCGGGCGCCTCTACGGGTTGGACCGCGACTGGTGGATCGACGAGCGGCGCGACCCGATCAAGTCGACCCACGCCGCCTGCCGTTTCCTGAAGGATCTCTACCAGAAATTCGGGTCGTGGGAACTGGCCATGGCGGCCTACAACGGCGGTCCCGGCCGGGTGGAGCGGACGATCGCCAAGCAGGGGACGCGGGATTTCTGGAAACTCAACCTGCGGCGCCAGACGATGGACTACGTCCCGCTCATCATGGCGGCGGCGATGATCTCCAAAGAACCCGAGAAGTACGGTTTTGAGAGTATCGAGTTCGAAGACGAGCTCACCTGGGACGAAGTTTCGATCGACCGGTGCCTCGATCTCACGGTGGTGGCGGACGCAGTCGGCTGCACGGTGGGCGAGCTGGAAGACCTCAATCCGGAACTGCTGCGCAAGTTTACGCCCCCGAACGTGAAGGACTACCGGCTGAAGATCCCTTCCGGGTCGCGGACGAAATTCCTGGCCGCCTACGAGAGCATGGAATCGCCCAAGGAGTCGAGCTGGGTGCGGCACACCATTCGCCGGGGGGAGACGGTCAGCTCCATCGCCTCCCGCTACGGGGTGTCGCAGTACTCCATCCTGGCCGCGAACAACATGAGCAGCCGCTCGAAGATCTACGCGGGCAGGACGCTGATCGTGCCCGTGCCGCTTGACGGCGCGCCGTCGGGCGGGGGCGACGGAAGGTCCTACGAATCGCGCAACGGCGTCTACGTGGTGCGCTCGGGCGACACCATGTGGGATATTGCGAAAGCCTTCGGGACGTCCGTGGATGCGCTGCGGCGGAGCAACGCCATCGGCCGCGGGGCGCGCATCTATGTGGGCCAGAAACTCAGAATCCCCGGCGGATCCCATCCGGCCGACGCGGGTCGGACCTACGCCGGAACGCCGGCGGCTTCGAAGAAGTCCTCCGGCAGTTCGCAGAGATACACGGTCCGCTCCGGCGATACGCTGTGGGAGATCGCGCGGAAGTTTGGGACAACGACCTCGAACATCCGCCGCCTGAACAACCTCGGGCGCTCCAGCCGCATTTACCCCGGGCAGGTCCTCACCGTGGGCGGTGGTTCCGGCGCCGCCGCCGACTACGTGATTCACCGCGTCCGGCGCGGCGAATCGCTCAGCCAGATTGCCCAGAAGTACCGGACCACGATCGCGAAGATTATCGAAACGAATGCGCTGAGTAACCCCGACCAGCTTCAGGTCGGGGACCAGCTGAGGATCTACACGGAGTAA
- the sppA gene encoding signal peptide peptidase SppA — protein MARTRDVVVGVVIAVVFLGAIGFFGLMIAGMLAESGEFRFAGLGGNIGLVEVYGTIDEEMGRPIIDLLDEWKDNSGIRAIVLHVNSPGGGVAISQEIYDAVKRARDVKPVVASMASVCASGGYYIACAADRVVANPGSLTGSIGVIFQFYTAGKLMEKVGIETETVKSGELKDVGSLGRAMTEEERLMLRSVVMDTYEQFVQAVADGRGLDPEQIYPLADGSIFTGLQALNLHLVDTLGGLNEAIQVAADLADLEGTPRVVRPVKRRQISVFDLLGGLLRATQTDLVREMSGPELLYLYR, from the coding sequence ATGGCGCGGACGCGCGACGTAGTGGTCGGGGTGGTTATTGCGGTCGTCTTCCTGGGGGCGATCGGGTTCTTCGGCCTCATGATCGCGGGCATGCTGGCCGAGTCGGGGGAATTCCGGTTCGCCGGGCTGGGCGGCAACATCGGACTCGTCGAAGTGTACGGCACGATCGATGAGGAGATGGGGCGCCCGATTATCGACCTGCTCGACGAATGGAAGGACAACTCGGGCATCCGGGCCATCGTGCTGCACGTCAACTCCCCCGGCGGCGGCGTGGCCATCTCCCAGGAAATCTACGATGCCGTGAAACGGGCCCGTGATGTCAAGCCGGTCGTCGCCTCGATGGCCTCCGTGTGCGCCTCCGGCGGCTACTACATCGCCTGTGCCGCCGACCGCGTGGTCGCCAATCCCGGGTCGCTCACCGGCTCGATCGGCGTCATTTTCCAGTTCTATACCGCCGGCAAGCTGATGGAAAAGGTGGGGATCGAGACGGAGACGGTCAAGTCGGGCGAGCTCAAGGACGTCGGCTCGCTCGGCCGGGCGATGACCGAGGAAGAGCGGCTCATGCTCCGGTCGGTTGTGATGGACACTTACGAGCAGTTCGTGCAGGCGGTGGCGGACGGGCGGGGACTCGACCCGGAGCAGATCTATCCGCTCGCCGACGGGTCGATTTTCACGGGACTCCAGGCCCTCAACCTGCACCTGGTGGATACTTTGGGCGGTTTGAACGAGGCGATTCAGGTGGCGGCGGATCTGGCCGACTTAGAGGGGACGCCGAGGGTGGTCCGGCCGGTCAAAAGACGCCAAATTTCAGTCTTTGACCTGCTCGGGGGGTTGCTCCGGGCGACGCAGACGGACCTGGTCCGGGAGATGAGCGGCCCGGAATTGCTGTATTTGTACCGCTAA
- the mutL gene encoding DNA mismatch repair endonuclease MutL has translation MTRPTDSPAPQRIRPLPERVVNKIAAGEVIERPAAVVKELVENALDAGADRVDIVVEKSGARLIKIVDNGCGIAEDQVEIAFARHATSKIAVFDDLNELYTYGFRGEALPSVASVSRLRMVTRPREAAHGTEIIYEGGVLMTKRPSAAAPGTTIEVENLFFNTPARRKFLKAETTEARHISRMAMALAIGRWDVAFSYTLNERKMFAAPAAEAVAERVPTLLSPGRPFLPVAGEAGPVRLSGCIGRPDMIQNNRYGQFFFINRRFIQSATLAHAFLAGYGELIPKGMFPVGALLIEVDPREVDVNVHPTKAEVRLSNERELHEAVRRLVSETLRQDGIVPTFPLRTGDGEKSGGGPPGIRPVPVPPSRQGVIPGVYHARPVSLDQLGEFYRPPEDGPAAADPALPPGLTVDTVTGEVRGDQPADSGPAAPGPSQGFRFIGRFANLYLLIESAEELYVVDQHTAHERVLYEETLRRLAEQSLSGQSLLFPAQVELSPEQFAVFEESCDLLNRSGFAVAPFGGRTVTIDATPSVLARRQRSPDTMFLHILDDLGSLRRAGQDLTKAMAQSIACRAAVMAGDRLSEHEAVHLLEALLQCRDRYSCPHGRPTFVRITRSDLDRQFGRA, from the coding sequence ATGACCCGGCCGACCGATTCCCCGGCGCCGCAGCGGATACGCCCCCTGCCCGAACGGGTGGTCAACAAGATTGCGGCGGGCGAAGTGATCGAGCGGCCGGCTGCCGTGGTCAAGGAACTGGTCGAAAATGCGCTCGACGCGGGCGCCGACCGGGTCGACATCGTGGTCGAAAAATCCGGGGCCCGGCTGATCAAGATTGTCGACAACGGCTGCGGCATTGCGGAAGACCAGGTCGAAATCGCATTCGCGCGCCACGCGACCTCGAAGATCGCCGTGTTTGACGATCTCAACGAGCTGTACACCTACGGATTTCGCGGCGAGGCGCTGCCCTCGGTGGCCTCCGTCTCGCGGCTGCGCATGGTGACGCGCCCGCGCGAGGCGGCGCACGGAACCGAGATCATCTACGAAGGGGGGGTGCTGATGACCAAGCGGCCGTCTGCGGCGGCGCCGGGCACCACGATTGAGGTCGAGAACCTGTTTTTCAATACCCCGGCGCGGCGGAAATTCCTCAAAGCCGAAACGACCGAGGCCCGGCATATCTCGCGTATGGCCATGGCGCTGGCGATCGGGCGCTGGGATGTCGCGTTCTCGTACACGCTCAACGAGCGGAAGATGTTCGCGGCGCCGGCGGCCGAGGCCGTGGCCGAACGCGTCCCGACCCTCTTGAGTCCGGGCCGGCCATTTCTGCCGGTTGCCGGGGAAGCCGGGCCGGTGCGCCTGAGCGGCTGCATCGGGCGCCCCGACATGATTCAGAACAACCGCTACGGGCAGTTTTTCTTCATCAATCGCCGGTTCATTCAATCGGCGACGCTGGCGCACGCATTCCTGGCTGGCTACGGCGAGTTGATTCCCAAAGGCATGTTCCCTGTCGGCGCGCTCCTCATCGAAGTCGACCCGCGCGAGGTCGACGTCAACGTGCACCCGACCAAGGCGGAAGTGCGGCTGTCGAACGAGCGGGAACTCCACGAGGCCGTCCGCCGCCTGGTCAGCGAGACGCTGCGGCAGGACGGGATCGTCCCGACTTTCCCGTTGCGTACGGGCGACGGGGAGAAAAGCGGCGGCGGGCCGCCGGGTATCCGTCCCGTGCCCGTGCCTCCCTCCCGCCAGGGCGTAATCCCCGGCGTCTACCACGCGCGGCCGGTCAGCCTCGACCAACTCGGAGAGTTCTACCGCCCGCCGGAAGACGGCCCGGCCGCGGCGGATCCGGCGCTGCCGCCGGGGCTGACGGTGGATACGGTGACCGGCGAGGTGCGCGGCGATCAGCCGGCGGACTCCGGCCCGGCGGCTCCGGGTCCCTCTCAGGGTTTCCGGTTCATCGGCCGGTTCGCCAATCTCTACCTGCTGATCGAAAGCGCCGAGGAGCTCTATGTCGTGGACCAGCACACCGCGCACGAGCGAGTGCTCTACGAGGAGACTCTGCGGCGGCTGGCCGAGCAGTCGCTGAGCGGGCAGAGCCTCCTGTTTCCGGCCCAGGTGGAGCTGAGCCCCGAGCAATTCGCCGTGTTTGAGGAATCATGCGATCTGCTCAACCGGTCGGGATTCGCCGTGGCGCCCTTCGGCGGGCGGACGGTGACGATCGACGCGACGCCCTCGGTGCTCGCCCGCCGGCAGAGGTCGCCCGACACGATGTTCCTGCACATTCTCGATGACCTCGGATCACTGCGCCGGGCCGGGCAGGATCTCACCAAGGCGATGGCGCAATCGATCGCCTGCCGGGCGGCGGTGATGGCGGGCGACCGCCTGAGCGAGCACGAGGCGGTCCACCTCCTCGAGGCCCTCCTGCAGTGCCGGGACCGCTACTCCTGCCCGCACGGGCGCCCGACTTTCGTGCGCATTACGCGCAGCGACCTCGACAGGCAATTCGGCCGTGCCTGA